The Fortiea contorta PCC 7126 genome has a segment encoding these proteins:
- a CDS encoding DUF1565 domain-containing protein — MKYRGFHISVAKSLRLSAGNHLKSTSALPVGVIALLFAASGAMLLPSAVKAGDTHQRSIAPTLIAQTPVTAAVVYVNPATGADTANAGASANTPYKTITFALSKAQPGTLIQLAPGNYSKESGETFPLLLKPGVTLQGDESNKGQGILITGGGYYTSKTFARQDITILAENGTAIAGLTVTNPNQRGTGVWVESSNPIIKNNTFTNSVREGVFVTGTGNPKIENNIFVQNKGNGVSVAKSAQGEIRKNLFQDTGFGLAIGGTSTPLIVENEIVQNQDGLFISETAKPVLRKNVIQNNKRDGVIATIGAAPDLGTNESPGSNLIRNNIRYDLNNATKTNRILAIGNDIDQKRIFGQVDFVAATVNPPAGGAVAFKDVPAGYWAKGYIEALASQNIIAGFPDGSFKPNEPVTRAQFATIVTKALTPAAKRTAINFKDVPSNFWAYAAIKSAYQSQFVSGYPDGNFKPQQQIPRVQALVSLANGLGLTANNQNVLTFYSDAAQIPSYATAPVAAATARQLVINYPTLQQLSPNREATRAEVAAFVYQALVNAGRAQAITSPYVVKVP, encoded by the coding sequence ATGAAATATCGGGGTTTTCACATTTCTGTAGCGAAATCTCTTCGCCTTAGCGCTGGTAACCACCTCAAATCTACTTCAGCTTTACCAGTGGGAGTCATAGCTTTATTATTTGCTGCTAGTGGAGCGATGTTATTGCCCAGTGCAGTCAAAGCTGGTGACACACATCAACGGAGTATCGCCCCAACTCTCATCGCGCAAACTCCTGTGACTGCAGCAGTAGTTTACGTGAACCCAGCAACTGGTGCAGACACAGCTAATGCTGGTGCATCAGCAAATACGCCTTACAAAACCATCACCTTCGCCCTCAGTAAAGCTCAACCAGGTACCTTGATCCAACTGGCCCCTGGTAACTACAGCAAAGAAAGTGGTGAAACCTTCCCACTGCTACTGAAACCAGGAGTGACATTACAAGGTGATGAATCCAACAAAGGCCAAGGGATTTTAATTACAGGCGGAGGCTACTACACCAGTAAGACCTTTGCTAGACAGGATATTACAATTCTGGCAGAAAACGGCACAGCGATCGCCGGACTCACCGTCACCAACCCCAACCAACGGGGTACTGGGGTCTGGGTAGAATCATCTAACCCAATTATTAAAAATAATACCTTCACCAATAGCGTCCGTGAGGGCGTTTTTGTCACAGGTACAGGAAATCCCAAAATTGAAAACAACATCTTTGTGCAAAACAAAGGTAACGGGGTTTCCGTGGCTAAATCTGCCCAAGGAGAGATTCGCAAAAACTTATTTCAAGATACTGGCTTTGGATTAGCGATTGGTGGTACTTCCACACCCCTAATCGTAGAAAACGAAATTGTTCAAAACCAAGATGGACTTTTTATCTCCGAAACAGCCAAGCCAGTATTGCGTAAAAACGTTATCCAAAACAACAAGCGGGATGGAGTCATCGCCACTATCGGTGCTGCGCCAGACTTGGGAACTAATGAAAGCCCTGGTAGCAACTTGATTCGCAATAACATCCGTTACGATTTAAACAACGCGACTAAAACTAATCGCATCCTCGCTATTGGTAATGACATCGACCAAAAGCGGATTTTTGGTCAAGTAGACTTCGTAGCTGCAACCGTGAACCCCCCAGCAGGTGGTGCTGTCGCCTTTAAAGATGTCCCCGCAGGTTACTGGGCAAAAGGTTACATTGAAGCATTAGCCTCCCAAAACATTATTGCAGGTTTCCCCGATGGCAGCTTTAAACCTAATGAACCTGTGACACGCGCCCAATTTGCTACCATCGTCACCAAAGCTTTAACACCCGCTGCTAAACGTACAGCAATCAACTTTAAAGATGTACCCAGCAATTTCTGGGCTTATGCAGCTATTAAGTCTGCTTATCAAAGTCAATTTGTTTCTGGCTATCCAGATGGGAATTTTAAACCACAGCAACAAATTCCTAGAGTACAGGCGTTAGTATCTCTGGCTAATGGTTTGGGATTGACAGCAAATAATCAAAATGTGCTCACTTTTTATAGTGATGCTGCTCAAATTCCTAGCTATGCAACTGCTCCTGTAGCAGCTGCAACAGCAAGACAGTTAGTAATTAACTATCCCACACTTCAACAACTCAGTCCCAATCGTGAAGCCACTAGAGCCGAAGTCGCAGCTTTTGTTTACCAAGCACTGGTGAACGCTGGCCGCGCCCAAGCAATTACCTCTCCTTATGTGGTCAAAGTACCGTAA
- the phnE gene encoding phosphonate ABC transporter, permease protein PhnE yields the protein MIKYLSKFSITGRYPGINSLIILLSLVIGYGWALQGLKIDFATLQTSWPYITDFVSRLFPPNWTVLDIAIKGLLETVQMSLWGTTIGAIASLPIAIASASNIAPQWLQWLANLLQNAVRSVPSIILGLIFVAATGLGAPAGTLALGIYTIGYLAKFYQQAIEAVDSRSIESLEVIGASKMQIAQYGILPQVMPLALGYTFWMFEYNIRAASVLGVVGAGGIGFQLKSYIDGFEYTKATTMMLVLLVVVTVIDAVSSQLRRRLDAM from the coding sequence ATGATTAAATACTTGTCCAAATTTTCCATCACAGGGCGCTATCCTGGAATCAACTCATTAATTATCTTGTTAAGCCTAGTAATAGGCTATGGTTGGGCACTGCAGGGTTTAAAAATTGATTTTGCCACACTCCAGACAAGCTGGCCTTACATCACCGATTTTGTCTCCAGGTTATTTCCGCCCAATTGGACAGTTTTAGACATAGCCATTAAAGGACTGCTAGAAACAGTACAGATGTCATTGTGGGGAACCACCATCGGTGCGATCGCCTCCTTACCAATTGCGATCGCCAGCGCCAGCAATATTGCACCTCAATGGTTGCAATGGTTAGCAAACTTACTGCAAAACGCCGTCCGTTCCGTCCCCTCAATTATTTTAGGATTAATCTTTGTCGCCGCCACAGGCTTAGGAGCACCCGCAGGGACATTAGCTCTGGGAATTTACACCATCGGCTACCTAGCCAAGTTCTATCAACAAGCGATCGAAGCCGTGGATTCCCGTTCCATCGAATCCTTAGAAGTGATTGGCGCATCCAAAATGCAAATTGCTCAATATGGAATCTTGCCCCAAGTTATGCCATTGGCGTTAGGATACACCTTTTGGATGTTTGAATACAATATCCGTGCCGCTTCCGTCTTGGGTGTAGTTGGTGCTGGAGGAATTGGCTTTCAGTTGAAAAGTTACATTGACGGCTTTGAATATACCAAAGCCACCACCATGATGTTAGTACTGTTGGTAGTCGTCACAGTTATTGATGCCGTTAGTAGTCAATTACGCCGGCGCCTTGATGCAATGTAG
- a CDS encoding type II toxin-antitoxin system RelE family toxin encodes MWKIEYTKKFLKELADLPQDVQARIEPIVFQELESENPFDLGYLQKMKGYDDKYKIRVGDYRIRCLTPYIQI; translated from the coding sequence ATGTGGAAAATTGAATATACTAAAAAATTCTTAAAAGAATTAGCAGATTTACCACAAGATGTGCAAGCTCGCATTGAACCAATCGTCTTTCAAGAACTAGAATCAGAAAACCCCTTTGATTTGGGCTATTTGCAAAAAATGAAAGGCTACGATGATAAATATAAAATTCGTGTCGGTGATTACAGAATAAGGTGTCTAACCCCCTATATTCAGATTTAG
- a CDS encoding Uma2 family endonuclease, with product MTSSPPVAISPTDHKDEIIFPQGEFWSDEPPLETNLHLRQILILIQCLEWAWQNKDDYFATGNLTVYYSPNQKKSEDFRGPDFFVVLGTTRNQERRSWVVWQEGGKYPNVIIEILSDSTAKIDRGEKKEIYQDVFRTPDYFWFDPDSLEFQGFTLIRGTYEPITPNEQGWLWSQQLGLYLGIHQRQLRYFTSDGELVLSPEEAATQAQQQLEQERQRAEQERQRAEQERQRAEQLEARLRSLGIDPNES from the coding sequence ATGACTTCTTCCCCACCCGTAGCGATTTCGCCAACAGACCACAAAGATGAGATAATTTTCCCTCAAGGGGAATTTTGGAGTGATGAGCCTCCGTTGGAAACCAATCTACATCTACGGCAAATTTTAATCCTCATTCAATGTCTAGAATGGGCGTGGCAGAATAAAGACGATTATTTTGCTACGGGGAACTTGACTGTTTACTATAGCCCTAATCAAAAAAAATCAGAAGACTTTCGCGGCCCCGATTTTTTTGTTGTTTTGGGAACAACCCGCAATCAAGAACGCAGAAGTTGGGTTGTTTGGCAAGAGGGGGGAAAATATCCTAATGTGATTATCGAAATTCTCTCTGATAGCACTGCGAAAATAGACAGGGGAGAGAAGAAGGAAATCTATCAAGATGTTTTTCGGACACCAGATTATTTTTGGTTTGACCCTGATAGTTTAGAATTTCAGGGGTTTACTTTGATTCGAGGAACTTATGAACCCATCACACCTAATGAGCAAGGCTGGTTGTGGAGTCAGCAATTGGGATTATATTTGGGAATTCATCAACGACAATTGCGCTATTTTACTTCTGATGGGGAGTTAGTTCTCTCTCCTGAAGAAGCAGCTACACAAGCGCAGCAGCAGCTTGAACAGGAAAGACAGCGGGCTGAACAGGAAAGACAACGAGCTGAACAAGAAAGACAACGGGCTGAACAATTAGAAGCGCGGCTCAGAAGCTTGGGAATCGACCCAAACGAATCATAA
- a CDS encoding phosphonate ABC transporter ATP-binding protein: MNDYVIDCQNLETAYTASLHRPILNGINCQIQPGEFVVLLGLNGAGKSTLLRSLVGLVPIVRGTIQINGVTMNPRTLTTIRRDIGMLFQGGGLIRQLSAIENVLCGRLGTRTTWQTLWGFGQRDRLLALKLLEEMGLKEQAYQKTAQLSGGQQQRVAIARALIQSPQILLADEPITGLDIIAAQQVMQTLAKLHSQQGMTIISVLHDLGIAAEYAQRAIVLEAGRIIYDGPCHNLQDHFSPS; encoded by the coding sequence ATGAACGATTACGTGATAGATTGCCAAAACCTAGAGACAGCATACACTGCATCTTTACATCGTCCCATTCTCAATGGGATTAATTGCCAGATTCAGCCTGGTGAATTCGTGGTTTTGCTGGGACTCAACGGTGCTGGTAAATCTACCTTATTGCGATCGCTTGTGGGTCTAGTACCGATTGTGCGGGGAACAATTCAAATCAATGGTGTCACCATGAACCCCCGCACACTCACCACAATTCGGCGCGACATCGGGATGTTGTTTCAAGGTGGTGGGTTGATTCGCCAACTATCAGCCATAGAAAATGTCCTGTGTGGACGCCTGGGAACAAGGACAACTTGGCAAACCTTGTGGGGATTCGGGCAACGCGATCGCCTCTTAGCCCTAAAATTGTTAGAAGAAATGGGCTTAAAAGAGCAAGCCTACCAAAAAACAGCCCAACTCAGCGGTGGACAGCAACAAAGAGTAGCCATCGCCCGTGCTTTAATTCAATCACCCCAAATACTTTTAGCAGACGAACCCATCACAGGCTTAGATATCATCGCCGCTCAACAAGTAATGCAGACTTTAGCAAAACTGCATTCCCAACAAGGAATGACAATTATTAGCGTTTTGCATGATTTGGGGATAGCAGCAGAATATGCCCAAAGGGCGATCGTCCTCGAAGCCGGACGTATAATTTATGACGGCCCTTGTCACAACCTGCAAGACCATTTTTCCCCATCGTAA
- a CDS encoding DUF3493 domain-containing protein — protein MAEPNPQNRLNPEQYARLKAEIAAPYRSIRKFIYIACAASGSIGAFIFFFKLLAGRDIEHTLPNLALQLGIVAIMIFFWGRDQNKNV, from the coding sequence ATGGCAGAACCAAATCCCCAAAATCGCCTTAATCCGGAACAATACGCCCGTCTCAAGGCAGAAATCGCTGCTCCTTATCGCAGTATTCGCAAATTTATCTACATTGCTTGTGCTGCATCTGGCTCTATCGGTGCATTCATCTTTTTCTTTAAACTGCTCGCAGGACGCGATATTGAGCACACTTTACCTAATCTAGCGCTCCAATTAGGAATCGTGGCTATAATGATTTTTTTCTGGGGTCGGGATCAAAATAAAAACGTCTAA
- a CDS encoding phosphate/phosphite/phosphonate ABC transporter substrate-binding protein, translated as MSVRRKSLLSVGAALATSIGLGLSTLGGMQATIANSAPNQQAPRLFAQQKLQNLTIVFPTRSDSTDLQTKANAVAAFLSKELGIPVTAQIGDDTAAVEALRANRADVAFLSSRPALKAEQLANARLYLAEVRENYSGKYTYDSVFVVPSNSSLTTKNSAKATLEQLRGKKIAFTSPTSGSGFIFPVSELVRQGFVPNRDRLDGFFGQVSYGGNYSKALQAVLRGQAEVATVSEYALYAPYITAEEKSKLRVLYKISGVPAHGIAIDDDVSPADREKIINALLKLNQPANNQLLRNLYNSTELVRVNHNRHLAPVRDALKRVGIEP; from the coding sequence ATGAGTGTGAGAAGAAAGAGCTTGTTGAGTGTCGGCGCTGCATTGGCAACGTCTATTGGTCTAGGGTTAAGTACATTAGGGGGAATGCAGGCGACGATCGCTAACTCTGCACCCAATCAACAAGCACCACGCTTGTTTGCACAACAAAAACTGCAAAATTTAACAATAGTTTTTCCCACTCGCTCTGACTCGACAGACTTGCAAACTAAAGCAAATGCTGTCGCTGCATTTTTATCTAAAGAACTAGGCATACCGGTAACTGCACAGATTGGTGATGATACTGCAGCGGTGGAAGCTTTGAGAGCAAATCGGGCTGATGTCGCCTTTTTAAGTAGCCGTCCCGCCTTAAAAGCAGAACAACTCGCCAATGCTCGCTTATATTTGGCAGAGGTACGAGAAAATTACTCTGGCAAATACACTTATGATTCCGTATTTGTAGTACCCAGCAATAGCTCCCTGACAACGAAAAACTCTGCTAAAGCTACCTTGGAACAACTGCGAGGGAAAAAAATCGCCTTCACTTCTCCCACTTCGGGTTCAGGATTTATTTTCCCCGTTAGTGAGTTAGTTAGACAGGGATTTGTACCCAACCGCGATCGCTTGGATGGATTCTTTGGTCAAGTAAGCTACGGTGGTAATTACAGCAAGGCACTACAAGCAGTGTTGCGTGGTCAAGCAGAAGTAGCCACAGTCTCAGAATACGCTTTATATGCGCCCTACATCACAGCAGAAGAAAAGAGCAAACTACGAGTGCTATATAAAATATCTGGTGTTCCCGCTCACGGTATCGCCATTGACGATGATGTTTCTCCCGCAGACAGAGAAAAAATCATCAACGCCCTGCTGAAATTAAATCAACCGGCAAATAACCAACTACTACGCAACCTATATAACTCCACAGAATTAGTGCGAGTTAATCATAATCGTCATTTGGCACCAGTGCGTGATGCCCTCAAGCGTGTAGGCATAGAGCCATAA